The nucleotide sequence ACCGCTACGCCACCAAGCATTGCCAGGTACGACATGATGGTCATCCACAAGGCGCTTTCCTGGGTCAGCATGACCGGAGCGCGTTCGCCGATGACCCAGCCGACCTGGGTGGTGCCGATAAAGGCTGATACGGCCGGAATCGCCGCGAGAATCAGCGTGTGAGTGAGGTACATGTGGCTGATGCTTTCTTCCTTATCGCCACGAATTTCCCGCCATTCCTGGTCGGGGTGAGTAAACAGCCCCACGACGTGATGGATCATGCCTGTCACTCCTGTCGTTATTACCATCGCCCCCCAGCGGAGCGCCCGCCGGCCAATTGGCCTAAAAGGTCTGGATATATGTATGCGACCTTATGTCGCAGTATAGGAATGAATGACCGGAAAAACTGTGCGGCTTTAGAGCAAATCGCGCTGTAAACACGGGGCTTAATCGCGGTGAGGTCTGTAAGAAGTCCCACACTGGGCCAACGTCGCTCATGCGGCGTTTTTTGCGTAAAATACCCGGCTTTTCGTCACATACCTTTCGCGGATCCTAGCGCCATGGGCACTCTTACAGTTAACCAGAACAAGCTGCAAAAACGCCTGCGTCGCCTGGCCGGTGAAGCCGTGGCTGACTTCAACATGATCGAGGAGGGCGACAAGGTCATGGTCTGCCTGTCCGGTGGCAAGGACAGCTACACCATGCTGGATGTGCTCATGCACCTGCAAAAGGTCGCACCCATCAGGTTCGAGATCGTCGCAGTCAATATGGACCAGAAACAGCCCGGGTTTCCCGAGGATGTGTTGCCGGCCTATCTCAAGACAGTGGGTATCGAGTACCACATCGTCGAGAAAGACACCTATTCGGTGGTCAAGGAGTTGATCCCGGAGGGCAAGACCACCTGTTCGCTGTGCTCACGCCTGCGTCGTGGCACCTTGTACACCTTTGCCGATGAAATCGGCGCGAACAAAATGGCTCTCGGCCATCATCGCGATGACATCGTCGAAACCTTCTTTCTCAACATGTTCTTCAACGGCTCTCTGAAGGCCATGCCGCCCAAGCTGCGAGCCGATGACGGGCGCAATGTGGTGATCCGCCCACTGGCGTATTGCAACGAGAAGGACATCCAGGCCTATTCTGACTTCAAGCAATTCCCGATCATTCCCTGCAACCTCTGCGGCTCCCAGGAGAACCTGCAGCGCCAAGTGGTCAAGGAGATGCTTCAAGAATGGGAGCGCAAGACGCCAGGTCGTACCGAAAGCATCTTCCGCAGCCTGCAGAATGTGATTCCGTCGCAACTGGCCGATCGCAACCTGTTCGACTTCAGCAACCTGCGTATCGATGAAAACGCGGCATCGCGTTTCGTCAATGTGGTGAACCTCTGAGTCTTTTCAAGGCTCTGACTGACGGCGCTCCTGGGCGCCGTTTTCATTTCAACCGGTAGGAGAGGGCATGCGCGATTACAAGTGGCTGCACGAATATTGTCTGAATCGTTTCGGTTCAGTGGCCGAGCTGGAAGCGCACCTGCCCGTGCCCAAGACGCCGGCGCAGTTGCGCAAGATCAGCGCTGACCGCTACCTCTCGACGCTGTCGCTGCGGGTGTTTCGCGCCGGACTCAAACACAGCGTGGTGGACGCCAAGTGGCCGGCGTTCGAGCAGGTGTTTTTCGGTTTCGATCCGCAGAAAGTCGTGTTGATGGGCGCCGAGCACCTCGAGCGACTAATGCAGGACACGCGAATCATCCGGCACCTGGGCAAGCTCAAGAGCGTGCCGCGCAATGCGCAGATGATCCTCGATATCGAGCAGGAAAAGGGTAGCTTTGGTGCACTGATTGCCGACTGGCCGGTGACCGATATCGTCGGCCTGTGGAAATACCTCAGCAAGCACGGCCATCAGCTGGGCGGACTGTCGGCGCCGCGCTTTTTGCGCATGGTCGGCAAGGACACCTTTGTACCGGGCTACGATGTGGTGGCAGCGCTCAATGCGCAGAACATCGTCGACAAGGTACCCAGCAGCCTGCGCGATCTGGCGACCGTGCAGGGCGCGTTCAACCAGTGGCACGCCGAGAGTGGACGGCCCATGTGCCAGTTGTCGATGATGTTGGCCTACACCGTCAATCACTGACCGCACGTGTGAGGAATATCCCGCAGCAGCTGGCGTGTGAGGTGTTCGGTGAGATTCAAGACGTTATCTACGCAGGATTCGCTGGTGGTTGGCCTTCCCCCGCCAACCGTCGATCCAGCTGGAACCGCCAGCGTACGTACAGCAGCGCGGTGCAGAACACCGCCAGGCTCGCCAGCATTTCCAGCACGCCAAACCACTGTCGGTTCG is from Pseudomonas mucidolens and encodes:
- a CDS encoding DNA-3-methyladenine glycosylase I gives rise to the protein MRDYKWLHEYCLNRFGSVAELEAHLPVPKTPAQLRKISADRYLSTLSLRVFRAGLKHSVVDAKWPAFEQVFFGFDPQKVVLMGAEHLERLMQDTRIIRHLGKLKSVPRNAQMILDIEQEKGSFGALIADWPVTDIVGLWKYLSKHGHQLGGLSAPRFLRMVGKDTFVPGYDVVAALNAQNIVDKVPSSLRDLATVQGAFNQWHAESGRPMCQLSMMLAYTVNH
- the ttcA gene encoding tRNA 2-thiocytidine(32) synthetase TtcA gives rise to the protein MGTLTVNQNKLQKRLRRLAGEAVADFNMIEEGDKVMVCLSGGKDSYTMLDVLMHLQKVAPIRFEIVAVNMDQKQPGFPEDVLPAYLKTVGIEYHIVEKDTYSVVKELIPEGKTTCSLCSRLRRGTLYTFADEIGANKMALGHHRDDIVETFFLNMFFNGSLKAMPPKLRADDGRNVVIRPLAYCNEKDIQAYSDFKQFPIIPCNLCGSQENLQRQVVKEMLQEWERKTPGRTESIFRSLQNVIPSQLADRNLFDFSNLRIDENAASRFVNVVNL